One Sulfuricurvum sp. DNA window includes the following coding sequences:
- a CDS encoding LL-diaminopimelate aminotransferase, with the protein MFDEIQFDRIKRLPKYVFAEVGELKMARRRAGADVIDFSMGNPDGDTPAHIREKLIESAKKTKVHGYSVSKGIPKLRGAICDWYKRRYDVDLNPDTEAVATMGSKEGYAHLAYAITNPGDVVVVPDPTYPIHSYAFILAGGNVQKMELPFDEDYKVDEDLFFERLEHAFHTSFPKPKYVVVNFPHNPTTATVTPDFYTRIVEMAKRERFYIISDIAYGDLTFDGYITPSIMSVPGAKDVAVESFTLSKSYNMAGWRVGFFVGNAKLIGALQKIKSWLDYGMFTPIQVAATVALQGDQSCVKEITDKYDHRQNILIEAFNRAGWPMRRNQASMFIWARIPECARHLGSLEFSKRLLVEANVAVSPGIGFGEYGDEYVRIALIENDKRIRQAAKNIKHFLSTFNSKVSE; encoded by the coding sequence TGCGGGCGCTGATGTGATTGACTTCAGTATGGGGAATCCTGATGGAGATACTCCCGCCCATATCCGTGAGAAATTGATTGAATCGGCCAAAAAAACAAAAGTACATGGATACTCTGTTTCTAAAGGGATACCTAAACTCCGTGGTGCTATTTGTGATTGGTATAAACGTCGTTACGACGTCGATCTTAATCCTGATACCGAAGCGGTTGCAACGATGGGATCGAAAGAGGGATATGCACACCTAGCCTATGCCATTACAAACCCTGGAGATGTGGTAGTTGTCCCTGATCCAACCTATCCTATTCACTCGTATGCCTTTATTCTTGCCGGTGGAAATGTTCAAAAAATGGAATTGCCGTTTGACGAAGATTATAAAGTGGATGAAGATCTCTTTTTTGAGCGTCTTGAACACGCTTTTCACACCTCATTTCCTAAGCCGAAATATGTTGTGGTTAACTTTCCCCATAACCCTACGACAGCAACGGTAACACCCGATTTTTATACGCGTATTGTTGAGATGGCGAAAAGAGAACGTTTTTATATTATCAGTGATATCGCCTATGGAGATTTGACGTTTGATGGGTACATAACACCGTCGATCATGTCGGTTCCGGGGGCAAAAGATGTTGCGGTTGAGAGTTTTACCCTCTCAAAAAGTTACAATATGGCGGGATGGCGTGTCGGATTTTTTGTTGGAAATGCGAAATTAATCGGTGCATTGCAAAAAATTAAAAGTTGGCTCGACTATGGGATGTTTACACCGATTCAAGTAGCGGCTACCGTTGCGTTGCAAGGGGATCAAAGCTGTGTCAAAGAGATTACCGATAAATATGATCATCGTCAAAATATATTGATTGAGGCGTTTAATCGTGCCGGATGGCCTATGCGACGTAATCAAGCCTCAATGTTTATATGGGCTAGAATTCCTGAATGTGCTCGCCATTTGGGAAGTTTGGAGTTTTCTAAACGACTTTTAGTAGAAGCCAATGTCGCTGTATCACCAGGGATAGGGTTCGGTGAATATGGGGATGAGTATGTCCGTATTGCATTAATTGAAAATGATAAACGTATCCGCCAAGCAGCTAAAAATATTAAACATTTTTTGAGTACGTTTAATAGCAAGGTTTCAGAGTGA
- a CDS encoding homoserine dehydrogenase, producing MIRVGVIGVGTVGRAVVQILEENRSIITARSGDEIVVKSGVVRDLSRVSDLSIKLSQDPYDIVNDPEIDIVVELMGGIDFPFEIVKKALQNGKAVVTANKALLAYHRYELQEIAKEIPFEFEASVAGGIPIINALRDGLSANHILSIMGIMNGTCNFMLTKMMKEGVAFDAVLAEAQALGYAEADPTFDIGGFDAAHKLLILASIAYGIDAKPEEILIEGIQNITQTDIAFAKEFGYTIKLLGIAARDGDEVELRVHAALVKEAAMISKIDGVMNGISVVGDRVGETLYYGPGAGGNATASAVVANIIDIVRSGKRSPMLGFNHPLEEGLRLKNPDNIRSKYYLRLRIADKAGILAKITELFAKHSISVEAMIQRPFAEECAHLLISTHEAVERDIRALMGELESLDAVLETPCMIRIV from the coding sequence GTGATTCGTGTCGGTGTTATCGGAGTCGGTACGGTTGGGCGTGCAGTTGTTCAAATATTAGAAGAAAACCGCTCCATTATCACTGCCCGTTCTGGAGATGAGATTGTCGTTAAAAGCGGAGTAGTGCGTGATCTTTCTAGGGTTTCAGATCTATCCATCAAGCTTTCTCAAGACCCATACGATATTGTCAATGATCCAGAGATCGATATTGTTGTTGAACTGATGGGGGGGATTGATTTCCCCTTTGAAATTGTTAAAAAAGCACTTCAAAACGGCAAAGCGGTAGTTACCGCCAATAAAGCACTTCTTGCATACCACCGTTACGAGCTTCAAGAGATTGCCAAAGAGATACCGTTTGAATTTGAAGCAAGCGTGGCGGGAGGAATTCCAATTATTAATGCACTGCGTGATGGGCTTTCAGCTAATCATATCCTTTCTATAATGGGGATTATGAACGGCACATGCAATTTTATGCTCACAAAAATGATGAAAGAAGGGGTTGCTTTTGATGCGGTATTAGCCGAAGCACAAGCACTCGGTTATGCGGAAGCCGATCCGACGTTTGATATTGGTGGATTTGATGCGGCCCATAAACTGTTGATTCTTGCCTCAATCGCGTACGGAATTGATGCAAAACCTGAAGAGATATTGATTGAAGGGATTCAAAACATCACTCAAACCGATATCGCTTTTGCCAAAGAGTTCGGATACACAATTAAACTTTTGGGGATTGCCGCACGCGATGGAGATGAGGTAGAGCTTCGTGTTCATGCCGCATTGGTGAAAGAAGCGGCAATGATTTCGAAAATCGATGGGGTGATGAATGGAATCAGCGTGGTAGGTGACCGTGTCGGAGAAACTCTTTATTACGGTCCGGGAGCGGGCGGGAATGCGACGGCAAGTGCCGTAGTTGCCAATATTATTGATATTGTTCGCTCCGGTAAACGTTCCCCGATGCTTGGATTTAACCATCCGTTGGAAGAGGGACTCCGACTAAAAAATCCTGATAATATACGTTCAAAATATTATTTACGCTTGCGTATTGCCGACAAAGCAGGTATTTTGGCAAAAATTACCGAGTTATTTGCAAAACACTCTATTTCAGTAGAGGCGATGATACAGCGACCGTTTGCAGAGGAGTGTGCCCACCTCTTAATCTCCACTCACGAAGCGGTAGAGAGAGATATCCGTGCGTTAATGGGTGAGTTAGAATCACTCGATGCGGTTCTTGAAACCCCTTGTATGATTAGGATCGTTTAA
- the rpmJ gene encoding 50S ribosomal protein L36 yields the protein MKVRSSVKKMCDDCKIIKRKGVVRVICKTPKHKQRQG from the coding sequence ATGAAAGTTCGTTCTTCAGTGAAGAAAATGTGCGACGATTGCAAAATCATCAAGCGCAAAGGGGTAGTTCGCGTTATCTGCAAAACCCCAAAACATAAACAAAGACAAGGATAA
- the rpsM gene encoding 30S ribosomal protein S13, which yields MARIAGVDLPKKKRLEYALTYIYGIGLHTSRKILDATGLDYNKRVYELSEDDAATLAKEIRASVVVEGDLRKQVAMDIKALMDLGSYRGLRHRKGLPCRGQKTKTNARTRKGKKKTVGSATR from the coding sequence ATGGCACGTATTGCTGGTGTGGACTTACCTAAGAAAAAACGTTTAGAGTATGCATTAACTTATATCTATGGTATCGGTTTGCATACTTCACGTAAAATTTTGGATGCTACAGGGCTTGATTATAACAAGCGCGTGTATGAGCTAAGTGAAGATGATGCAGCGACATTGGCGAAAGAAATTCGCGCAAGTGTTGTTGTAGAAGGTGATCTTCGTAAGCAAGTTGCTATGGATATTAAAGCGTTGATGGATCTCGGTTCTTACCGTGGTCTTCGTCACCGTAAAGGTCTCCCATGCCGTGGTCAAAAAACCAAAACCAATGCTCGTACTCGCAAAGGTAAGAAGAAAACTGTCGGCTCAGCCACAAGATAA
- the rpsK gene encoding 30S ribosomal protein S11 has product MAKRKATRKKIIKKNIAKGIVHILASFNNTLVTVTDEMGNMIAWSSAGSLGFKGSKKSTPFAAQQAVEDAMGKAMVHGIKEVGIKVQGPGSGRETAVKSVGAIEGLRVSFMKDVTPLPHNGCRAPKRRRV; this is encoded by the coding sequence ATGGCAAAAAGAAAAGCAACCCGTAAAAAAATTATTAAAAAGAATATTGCTAAAGGTATTGTACATATCTTAGCTTCATTCAATAACACTCTTGTAACCGTAACGGACGAGATGGGTAACATGATTGCATGGAGCTCAGCTGGTTCACTCGGATTCAAAGGGTCAAAAAAATCGACTCCTTTTGCTGCTCAACAAGCGGTAGAAGATGCGATGGGTAAAGCAATGGTCCACGGTATTAAAGAAGTGGGAATTAAAGTTCAAGGACCAGGTTCTGGTCGTGAAACTGCAGTTAAAAGTGTTGGTGCTATTGAGGGGCTACGTGTTTCATTTATGAAAGATGTTACTCCACTACCACACAATGGTTGTCGTGCGCCTAAGCGCCGACGCGTGTAA
- the rpsD gene encoding 30S ribosomal protein S4, with amino-acid sequence MARYRGPVEKIERRFGVSLGLKGERRLAGKSALDKRPYGPGQHGQRRTKISEYGTQLREKQKAKFMYGLSEKQMHSLFDEAKRRHGNTGTNLVMLLEQRLDNVVYRMGFATTRRFARQLVNHCHVLVDGKRVDIPSYRVKPGQKVEIIEKSKKNNQVVRAMELTNQTGLASWVDIDQAKVFGIFTRLPEREEVVIPVEERLIVELYSK; translated from the coding sequence ATGGCAAGATATAGAGGACCCGTAGAAAAAATCGAAAGACGATTTGGTGTAAGCCTTGGCCTAAAAGGTGAGCGTCGTTTAGCAGGTAAAAGTGCTCTCGACAAACGTCCTTACGGACCTGGTCAACATGGCCAACGTCGTACAAAAATCTCTGAGTACGGTACACAGCTTCGTGAAAAACAAAAAGCGAAATTTATGTACGGCTTGAGTGAAAAACAAATGCATTCATTGTTTGATGAAGCAAAACGTCGTCATGGTAACACCGGTACTAACTTGGTTATGTTACTTGAGCAACGTCTTGACAATGTTGTTTATCGTATGGGCTTTGCAACGACTCGTCGTTTTGCGCGCCAATTGGTAAACCACTGTCACGTACTTGTTGATGGCAAACGTGTTGATATCCCTTCTTACCGTGTAAAACCGGGACAAAAAGTGGAAATTATCGAAAAAAGTAAAAAGAACAATCAAGTTGTTCGTGCGATGGAACTTACCAACCAAACTGGTCTAGCATCATGGGTTGATATTGATCAAGCGAAAGTGTTTGGTATTTTTACTCGTCTTCCAGAGCGTGAA